Genomic window (Gemmatimonadales bacterium):
GGAGTCGACCTGGTCGGTCTTGACCTTGGCGGCCGAGATGGCCTTGAGGCGGGTGGCGTGGGCGAGCACCAGCTCGACGCCCAATGCCGCGAGGACATCGGCGAGCCAGTACCAGCTGCCAGTGGATTCCACGACCGCCTTGTGGGGACCGGGAAACTCCGCGAAGTAGAGCTGAAGCGCGAGCGGGGTGCTCGGCACCCGGGCCTGTTTGACGCGCGGGCCCTCGGGTCCATAGGTTGTGATCACGCAGTACTGCTTGTGCTGGTCGATGCCGGAGTACCACATGGGAGTGCCCTCCTGGGGTGACGGTTCACGATCCTGGCCGATCGATGAGACGATACTCCTCGAGGGCACTTCTTGGAAATATCAAGTGCATGAAGCTGCCGAGCCGGCTGGCCGCGCTGGCGGCACCGTCTGCCACGAAGTATCGTTGGATCAGCGCGGCCAAGGCGCCGGCTCGCAGCTTATGCACTAGTCGTTAGGCTGCGCCCATAGATCACGCGCTCCAGAGACATCGTGCCAAAGGAATCCCTCGCGACCGACATCACAGTCCGCGATGCCAAGGCGGAAGATCGGCCGTTCGTGGTCACCATCGCCCAGCGACTGGTCGCGTTCGGGCCCCCGTCATGGCGGACCCCGCAAGAAATTGTGGCGCGCGAAGTCCGCACTCTCGAGGAGTTTTTCGATCACCAGAAGACCGGAACGGCGTTGCTCATTGCCACGCTGTCGACCGAGCAGCTGCTCGGCTACGTCTATCTGGAAACCGTGGAGGACTACTTCACCGCCGAGCGGCACGGGCACGTGAGTATCATAGCCGTTAGCGAGGACGGCGAAGGCAAGGGTGTGGGAGGCGCTCTAATGCGTGCGGCGGAAGTCTGGGCGCGGTCGAGCGGCTTTCACCGACTCACACTGAA
Coding sequences:
- a CDS encoding GNAT family N-acetyltransferase, with the translated sequence MPKESLATDITVRDAKAEDRPFVVTIAQRLVAFGPPSWRTPQEIVAREVRTLEEFFDHQKTGTALLIATLSTEQLLGYVYLETVEDYFTAERHGHVSIIAVSEDGEGKGVGGALMRAAEVWARSSGFHRLTLNVFEANSRARAVYAHLGYRVETLRYVKVLDETVNGPSDR